AATAAGCAAGTCTTAAACTAAACAAGATCAAGAAAATAAATAAGACCCTGATTGCATATGAAACAAATTGCCTTTTTTTTCTATAAAGCAGTTGCTATTCATTTACCAAAATCAACATTTTTTGTCATTGGACCTTTTGGTAAATTTTTACGAAACTTTTGTGCTCGGAAAATGTTTGCCAAATGTGGAGACCATATAAATATTGAAAAAGGAGCTCGTTTTGGACGCGGGGAGAACATTGTAATCGGAAATTATTCAGGAATAGGCATTAATGCAGCAATACCCGACAATACAATTATTGGAAATTACGTCATGATGGGACCGGATTGTATTATCTACCATGCGAATCATGATTTCTCTGATGTGAATACACCTATGTGTTTTCAGGGACATGAACCTCAAAGACAAACTATAATTGGAAACGATGTTTGGATTGGTGGCAGAGTCATTATAACCCCAGGAAAAAAAATAGGAGATGGTGTCATTATTGCGGCGGGAAGTGTTGTCACAAAAGATTTGGAGGATTATGGAATATATGGAGGAAATCCGGCTAAACTTATTCGCAAAAGAAAATGATTAATGAAAAATAAGAAAAAAGACCTATATATTATAAATACAAATTACCCGTATGGAAAAACAGAAACTTTTTTAGAAAACGAGGTGGTTTTCCTTGCTCCTTATTTTAATAAAATATATCTGTTCCCATTAAATTATCCTTCTAAGGACTTTTTTGTTCGAGAAGTCCCTCCTAATGTAGTTTATAAAAGTGCTTCGTTAGATAAGAAACACTATAAAAGAATACTTAAATTTTTATTCAAACGTTCGCC
This window of the Maribacter cobaltidurans genome carries:
- a CDS encoding acyltransferase; amino-acid sequence: MKQIAFFFYKAVAIHLPKSTFFVIGPFGKFLRNFCARKMFAKCGDHINIEKGARFGRGENIVIGNYSGIGINAAIPDNTIIGNYVMMGPDCIIYHANHDFSDVNTPMCFQGHEPQRQTIIGNDVWIGGRVIITPGKKIGDGVIIAAGSVVTKDLEDYGIYGGNPAKLIRKRK